Proteins encoded by one window of Candidatus Binatia bacterium:
- a CDS encoding serine/threonine-protein kinase: MSEANPPDTLHLAAAVADGAEIDWKRMESSDPDAARIRSFELIDSVFRDYGKGAEEIRATLHAPLLATDSKWGPLRILEQIGAGSYGQVFRAFDRSLQRDVALKVLRDPPRAVAGVPEFLEEARRLARVRHPGVLTVYGVAVREGRAGIWTELVRGRTLEELLESDGPFAPEETARIGVELCSALSAIHAAGLIHTDVKTENVLREEGGRVVLADFGAMDDRFDEKGAGSGCGSLLSVAPEVLRGSRPTPASDVYSLGVLLYRLLTGRYPFLADSPRDLLLALGRGPSPLLEIRPGVPRALAAAIDRALEPEPARRQAGPNAMAQELRAALDPTLPVKRAPAESYRPPGRDSMALALAACAVISAVVATGISQWGIPWLAHRYQRNETAPAIAATAVMSGAPGAAPSGVVESPVPPASRAPAGLEAMPVLYRISEVGREPLADGTTIGSGDALSLSIETGPDPVTCYVLDEDEAGNDCVLFPLPGYRARNPIAPATSQVLPDGSGARARAWAVDSENGRETVALITSLTRLPWLESMLRDVPRSGADSDTPQALSPPGLATRGIGGTKAVPVTGKMAAILDRLRSSEAFRSGRAGLWRIRLEAPPRP, from the coding sequence ATGAGCGAAGCGAACCCCCCGGATACGCTGCACCTTGCGGCCGCCGTCGCCGACGGCGCCGAGATCGACTGGAAGCGGATGGAATCGTCGGATCCCGACGCGGCCCGCATCCGATCGTTCGAGCTGATCGACTCGGTGTTTCGCGACTACGGCAAGGGGGCCGAGGAGATTCGGGCCACCCTGCACGCGCCCTTGCTGGCGACCGATTCCAAGTGGGGACCGCTCCGGATCCTGGAGCAGATCGGCGCGGGCTCGTATGGGCAGGTCTTCCGCGCCTTCGATCGCTCGCTGCAGCGCGACGTGGCGCTCAAGGTGCTGCGCGACCCTCCGCGCGCGGTGGCCGGCGTGCCGGAGTTCCTCGAGGAGGCCCGCCGACTGGCGCGCGTGCGGCACCCGGGCGTGCTCACCGTGTACGGCGTGGCCGTGCGGGAGGGGCGCGCGGGCATCTGGACCGAGCTGGTGCGCGGCCGCACCCTGGAGGAGCTCCTCGAGTCGGACGGGCCGTTCGCTCCCGAAGAGACCGCGCGGATCGGGGTCGAGCTCTGCAGCGCGCTCTCCGCGATCCACGCCGCAGGGCTGATCCATACGGACGTGAAGACGGAGAACGTCCTCCGCGAGGAGGGGGGGCGCGTCGTCCTCGCCGATTTCGGCGCGATGGACGATCGCTTCGACGAGAAGGGCGCGGGCTCGGGGTGCGGCTCGCTCCTCTCGGTGGCGCCCGAAGTCCTGCGCGGCTCGCGGCCGACGCCGGCCTCCGACGTCTACTCGCTCGGCGTCCTGCTCTATCGTCTCCTCACCGGCCGCTATCCGTTCCTCGCCGATTCGCCCCGCGACCTCCTGCTCGCGCTCGGGCGCGGACCGTCGCCGCTTCTGGAAATACGGCCCGGCGTGCCGCGCGCGTTGGCCGCCGCGATCGACCGCGCGCTCGAGCCCGAACCCGCCCGCCGCCAAGCCGGACCGAACGCCATGGCCCAGGAGCTCCGGGCCGCGCTCGATCCCACGCTGCCGGTGAAGCGCGCGCCCGCGGAGAGCTATCGCCCGCCGGGGCGCGACTCCATGGCCCTCGCGCTCGCGGCGTGCGCCGTGATCTCCGCGGTCGTCGCGACGGGAATTTCGCAGTGGGGCATTCCGTGGCTGGCGCACCGATACCAGAGGAACGAGACGGCGCCCGCCATCGCCGCGACCGCCGTCATGTCCGGCGCGCCCGGGGCCGCGCCCTCCGGAGTGGTCGAATCGCCGGTTCCGCCGGCGAGCCGGGCGCCGGCCGGACTCGAAGCCATGCCCGTCCTCTACCGAATCTCCGAGGTTGGAAGGGAGCCGCTCGCCGACGGCACGACGATCGGCTCCGGTGATGCGCTCTCCCTCTCCATCGAGACCGGCCCCGATCCCGTGACCTGCTACGTCCTCGACGAGGACGAAGCCGGGAACGACTGCGTGCTCTTTCCGCTTCCGGGCTATCGGGCGCGGAACCCGATCGCTCCGGCGACGAGCCAGGTCCTGCCGGACGGGAGCGGGGCCCGGGCTCGCGCGTGGGCGGTCGACTCGGAGAACGGGCGCGAGACCGTGGCGCTGATCACGTCGCTCACGAGGCTTCCCTGGCTCGAGTCGATGCTTCGCGACGTGCCCCGCTCCGGCGCCGACAGCGATACACCGCAAGCGCTTTCGCCCCCCGGACTCGCCACGCGCGGCATCGGCGGCACGAAGGCAGTACCG
- a CDS encoding sigma-70 family RNA polymerase sigma factor — protein MVLPSSQDGDGQALNPTRTLLERARAGDQRAFDLLFQRYHMPLMRWAHGRLCASARGQNETRDVVHICFSKAFHSLDRFVYRHQGSFLGYLHEILKNEVVSMNRRWMGRKPSAELDGDYPDSALRPDEEYEGKERRERYERALASLTPREQELIVMREMGLTNAEIAVELGFSTPNAARMAVTRAIERLAAAIRMLP, from the coding sequence ATGGTGCTCCCCTCGAGCCAGGACGGCGACGGCCAGGCCCTGAACCCCACGCGCACCCTCCTCGAGCGCGCGCGGGCCGGCGATCAGCGCGCCTTCGATCTGCTGTTCCAGCGCTACCACATGCCACTCATGCGATGGGCCCACGGAAGACTCTGCGCCTCCGCACGCGGTCAAAATGAAACGCGGGACGTTGTGCACATTTGCTTCTCCAAGGCGTTTCACTCCCTGGACAGGTTCGTCTACAGGCACCAGGGCTCGTTCCTGGGATATCTGCACGAGATCCTCAAGAACGAAGTCGTCTCGATGAACCGCCGGTGGATGGGCCGCAAGCCGAGCGCGGAGCTGGATGGGGATTATCCCGATTCCGCGCTGCGGCCCGACGAGGAGTACGAAGGCAAGGAACGCAGGGAACGGTACGAGCGGGCGCTGGCGAGCCTCACGCCGCGCGAGCAGGAGCTGATCGTGATGCGCGAGATGGGTCTTACCAACGCCGAGATCGCAGTCGAGCTGGGGTTCTCGACGCCCAATGCCGCGCGGATGGCCGTGACGCGGGCGATTGAACGGCTGGCGGCGGCAATCCGGATGCTCCCATGA
- a CDS encoding CDGSH iron-sulfur domain-containing protein, producing the protein MPAKVTIRNNGPVRIEGEFTVVDQDGRPFDLAGRTVITLCRCGQSSNKPFCDGTHNRCGFESAVEARALPPPAPKPAS; encoded by the coding sequence ATGCCCGCCAAGGTGACGATTCGCAACAACGGCCCGGTTCGCATCGAGGGAGAGTTCACGGTCGTCGACCAGGATGGGCGCCCGTTCGATCTGGCCGGCCGGACCGTGATCACCCTCTGCCGTTGCGGCCAATCGTCGAACAAGCCCTTTTGCGACGGAACCCACAACCGGTGCGGGTTCGAATCGGCGGTGGAGGCCCGCGCATTGCCGCCTCCAGCGCCGAAACCCGCTTCATAG